One Mustela nigripes isolate SB6536 chromosome 5, MUSNIG.SB6536, whole genome shotgun sequence DNA segment encodes these proteins:
- the DACT2 gene encoding dapper homolog 2 isoform X2, producing the protein MWAPSCPPGPAGWDRRRVGARLRAALAGLRELQGLRATQQARVRGALAMQSPPGPAAPEDPARPEHPRGPRAQELRLEAALAALQEQLNRLRRQDVGLKTHLEQLDRQIGELQLDGSGPCGRAADGDSRPSSGFYELSDGGSCSLSASRTSVCSDRVYSSRDTLLPANPTARPDAGDGRPRSADETTVHGAPLPAWRPLATEEGVSRPRPVSTGDLERVLPSELELQKALQPALSCQDGTVRWPTRKGGRESPALAPGLCAQPPFADHGAFLLGLNTGHPKTKAVKVKRGATDKVQPSPGRALAAPLLPPEWGQGLGRRPVPAGAAPSRSCSEPRLYPVPLLVPLLVTRREGRRAPVQALFPLEVAAGVQVRKQQRRWLSSVEVAGGLGPPRPAVSRARGPQPGCARARPRLPRQDARVRSESEGSEPSAKGVSLLYSTVAETSEDGASDHTSSRFGDRESSSSDSEVGAWPRACPPQPSRAPGARRPPLPPMPKLCRIKASKALRRKIRRFQPAALRVMTMV; encoded by the exons ATGTGGGCGCCGAGCTGCCCGCCGGGGCCCGCGGGCTGGGACCGCCGCAGGGTGGGCGCCCGGCTGCGCGCGGCGCTCGCGGGGCTGCGGGAGCTGCAGGGGCTGCGCGCCACACAGCAGGCGCGCGTGCGGGGCGCCCTGGCCATGCAGTCCCCGCCGGGCCCCGCCGCCCCCGAAGACCCCGCGCGCCCCGAGCACCCCCGCGGCCCCCGCGCGCAGGAGCTGCGGTTGGAGGCGGCGCTGGCGGCGCTGCAGGAGCAGCTG AACCGCTTACGACGCCAGGACGTCGGCCTGAAGACCCACTTGGAACAGCTGGACCGGCAGATCGGCGAGCTTCAGCTGGACGGGAGCGGGCCCTGCGGCAGGGCGGCCGACGGCGACAGCAGGCCCAGCTCGG GCTTCTACGAGCTGAGTGACGGCGGCTCCTGCTCCCTGTCTGCATCCCGCACATCCGTGTGTAGTGACCGCGTGTACTCCTCCCGGGACACTTTGCTGCCGGCCAACCCCACGGCCAGGCCCGATGCGGGGGACGGCCGGCCCCGGTCGGCCGACGAGACCACTGTGCACGGAGCGCCCCTGCCCGCCTGGAGACCCCTGGCCACAGAGGAGGGCGTGTCCAGGCCTAGGCCAGTGTCTACAG GCGATCTTGAAAGAGTCCTGCCGTCCGAGCTGGAGCTCCAGAAG GCTCTGCAGCCGGCTCTCAGCTGCCAGGACGGCACGGTCCGGTGGCCCAccaggaaggggggcagggagagccccGCGCTGGCCCCAGGCCTCTGTGCCCAACCCCCGTTTGCTGACCATGGAGCTTTCCTCCTGGGGCTGAACACAGGCCACCCCAAGACAAAGGCTGTGAAGGTCAAGAGAGGGGCCACCGACAAGGTCCAGCCGTCCCCCGGGAGGGCTCTCGCAGCCCCCCTGCTGCCCCCAGAGTGGGGGCAGGGTCTCGGGAGGAGGCCCGTGCCGGCAGGGGCAGCGCCTAGCCGGTCCTGCTCTGAGCCTAGACTCTACCCCGTGCCCCTCCTGGTGCCCCTGCTGGTGACCCGACGGGAGGGTCGCCGGGCCCCGGTGCAGGCCTTGTTCCCCTTGGAAGTGGCGGCTGGTGTGCAGGTGCGGAAGCAGCAGCGGAGGTGGCTGTCCTCCGTGGAGGTCGCGGGCGGCCTGGGGCCCCCCAGGCCCGCAGTGAGCCGAGCCAGGGGCCCGCAGCCGGGGTGTGCCCGGGCCAGGCCCAGGCTGCCCCGCCAGGATGCCCGGGTCAGGAGTGAGTCAGAGGGCTCCGAGCCGTCGGCCAAGGGCGTCTCCTTGCTCTATTCCACGGTGGCCGAGACCAGCGAGGACGGGGCCAGTGACCACACCTCCAGCCGCTTTGGAGACCGGGAGTCCAGCAGCAGCGACTCAGAGGTCGGGGCCTGGCCTCGGGCGTGTCCCCCGCAGCCCTCAAGGGCCCCAGGGGCCCGGAGGCCACCCCTGCCCCCGATGCCCAAGCTGTGTCGCATCAAGGCCTCCAAGGCCCTGAGGAGAAAGATTCGAAGGTTCCAGCCAGCAGCGCTCAGGGTCATGACCATGGTGTGA
- the DACT2 gene encoding dapper homolog 2 isoform X1 yields the protein MWAPSCPPGPAGWDRRRVGARLRAALAGLRELQGLRATQQARVRGALAMQSPPGPAAPEDPARPEHPRGPRAQELRLEAALAALQEQLNRLRRQDVGLKTHLEQLDRQIGELQLDGSGPCGRAADGDSRPSSGFYELSDGGSCSLSASRTSVCSDRVYSSRDTLLPANPTARPDAGDGRPRSADETTVHGAPLPAWRPLATEEGVSRPRPVSTGDLERVLPSELELQKASAHPKSTSVLCPGMDLPAPVLDPKYQCDLVSKGGREVYPYPSPLHAVALQSPLFALHKEALPSPGHSPPREPLPSPAALGSIQTRPVLEAGPAAAYIDRLLRLHGRGIPLRGSVGEQGPPRHEGPLSPPMLGGQRAEREGGLDRLVCTPERAGMGRMPRSGDTGRDSLEQGPERLTATPHPRSLPEEGPEPQNGCVRGETTRGSPPLGHGPALSPCLQALQPALSCQDGTVRWPTRKGGRESPALAPGLCAQPPFADHGAFLLGLNTGHPKTKAVKVKRGATDKVQPSPGRALAAPLLPPEWGQGLGRRPVPAGAAPSRSCSEPRLYPVPLLVPLLVTRREGRRAPVQALFPLEVAAGVQVRKQQRRWLSSVEVAGGLGPPRPAVSRARGPQPGCARARPRLPRQDARVRSESEGSEPSAKGVSLLYSTVAETSEDGASDHTSSRFGDRESSSSDSEVGAWPRACPPQPSRAPGARRPPLPPMPKLCRIKASKALRRKIRRFQPAALRVMTMV from the exons ATGTGGGCGCCGAGCTGCCCGCCGGGGCCCGCGGGCTGGGACCGCCGCAGGGTGGGCGCCCGGCTGCGCGCGGCGCTCGCGGGGCTGCGGGAGCTGCAGGGGCTGCGCGCCACACAGCAGGCGCGCGTGCGGGGCGCCCTGGCCATGCAGTCCCCGCCGGGCCCCGCCGCCCCCGAAGACCCCGCGCGCCCCGAGCACCCCCGCGGCCCCCGCGCGCAGGAGCTGCGGTTGGAGGCGGCGCTGGCGGCGCTGCAGGAGCAGCTG AACCGCTTACGACGCCAGGACGTCGGCCTGAAGACCCACTTGGAACAGCTGGACCGGCAGATCGGCGAGCTTCAGCTGGACGGGAGCGGGCCCTGCGGCAGGGCGGCCGACGGCGACAGCAGGCCCAGCTCGG GCTTCTACGAGCTGAGTGACGGCGGCTCCTGCTCCCTGTCTGCATCCCGCACATCCGTGTGTAGTGACCGCGTGTACTCCTCCCGGGACACTTTGCTGCCGGCCAACCCCACGGCCAGGCCCGATGCGGGGGACGGCCGGCCCCGGTCGGCCGACGAGACCACTGTGCACGGAGCGCCCCTGCCCGCCTGGAGACCCCTGGCCACAGAGGAGGGCGTGTCCAGGCCTAGGCCAGTGTCTACAG GCGATCTTGAAAGAGTCCTGCCGTCCGAGCTGGAGCTCCAGAAGGCCAGTGCACACCCCAAGTCCACTTCCGTTCTCTGCCCCGGGATGGACCTCCCGGCCCCCGTGCTAGACCCCAAGTACCAGTGTGACCTGGTGTccaagggaggcagggaggtgtACCCGTACCCCAGCCCCCTGCACGCTGTGGCTCTGCAGAGCCCTCTCTTCGCTCTCCACAAGGAGGCCCTGCCAAGTCCGGGCCACTCGCCCCCCAGGGAGCCCCTTCCCAGCCCGGCGGCCCTGGGCTCCATCCAGACCAGACCCGTCCTCGAGGCTGGCCCAGCTGCGGCCTATATAGACAGGCTGCTGAGGCTGCACGGCCGAGGGATCCCCCTGAGGGGCAGCGTGGGTGAGCAGGGACCCCCGAGACACGAGGGGCCCCTGTCCCCGCCTATGCTTGGtggccagagagcagagagggaaggtgGCCTGGACAGGCTGGTGTGCACCCCAGAGAGAGCAGGGATGGGTAGGATGCCTCGGAGTGGGGACACCGGCAGGGACAGCCTCGAGCAGGGACCTGAGCGCCTCACAGCCACCCCTCATCCCAGGAGCCTTCCAGAGGAGGGACCCGAACCCCAGAATGGCTGCGTCCGTGGGGAGACCACACGGGGCTCCCCTCCGCTGGGGCATGGGCCagccctgtctccctgcctacaGGCTCTGCAGCCGGCTCTCAGCTGCCAGGACGGCACGGTCCGGTGGCCCAccaggaaggggggcagggagagccccGCGCTGGCCCCAGGCCTCTGTGCCCAACCCCCGTTTGCTGACCATGGAGCTTTCCTCCTGGGGCTGAACACAGGCCACCCCAAGACAAAGGCTGTGAAGGTCAAGAGAGGGGCCACCGACAAGGTCCAGCCGTCCCCCGGGAGGGCTCTCGCAGCCCCCCTGCTGCCCCCAGAGTGGGGGCAGGGTCTCGGGAGGAGGCCCGTGCCGGCAGGGGCAGCGCCTAGCCGGTCCTGCTCTGAGCCTAGACTCTACCCCGTGCCCCTCCTGGTGCCCCTGCTGGTGACCCGACGGGAGGGTCGCCGGGCCCCGGTGCAGGCCTTGTTCCCCTTGGAAGTGGCGGCTGGTGTGCAGGTGCGGAAGCAGCAGCGGAGGTGGCTGTCCTCCGTGGAGGTCGCGGGCGGCCTGGGGCCCCCCAGGCCCGCAGTGAGCCGAGCCAGGGGCCCGCAGCCGGGGTGTGCCCGGGCCAGGCCCAGGCTGCCCCGCCAGGATGCCCGGGTCAGGAGTGAGTCAGAGGGCTCCGAGCCGTCGGCCAAGGGCGTCTCCTTGCTCTATTCCACGGTGGCCGAGACCAGCGAGGACGGGGCCAGTGACCACACCTCCAGCCGCTTTGGAGACCGGGAGTCCAGCAGCAGCGACTCAGAGGTCGGGGCCTGGCCTCGGGCGTGTCCCCCGCAGCCCTCAAGGGCCCCAGGGGCCCGGAGGCCACCCCTGCCCCCGATGCCCAAGCTGTGTCGCATCAAGGCCTCCAAGGCCCTGAGGAGAAAGATTCGAAGGTTCCAGCCAGCAGCGCTCAGGGTCATGACCATGGTGTGA